The sequence below is a genomic window from Anaerolineales bacterium.
CGCACCGCGACGATCCCGGCCACAATCATGATCGCGCCCAGGACCAGCACCTCCATCTGATGCTGTGACCAGGCGTCCCCGCGCCACATTCCCTGCAGCAGGGTCGCCACGTGGGTGAGCGGGTTGAAGCGGATGGCCTTCTGCATCCCTTCCGACATCACCTCCTTGGGGAAGATGAC
It includes:
- a CDS encoding ABC transporter permease → VIFPKEVMSEGMQKAIRFNPLTHVATLLQGMWRGDAWSQHQMEVLVLGAIMIVAGIVAVRVFRWE